In Macadamia integrifolia cultivar HAES 741 chromosome 12, SCU_Mint_v3, whole genome shotgun sequence, the following are encoded in one genomic region:
- the LOC122057860 gene encoding BTB/POZ and MATH domain-containing protein 2-like isoform X1, translating to MGMGKICRGTSKPFSSSSSPSMTTSTSHTETVNGSHQFKITGYSLSKGLGIGKYIASDTFMVGGYAWAIYFYPDGKSIEDNAAYVSLFIALASDGTDVRALFELTLLDQSGKERHKVHSHFGRTLESGPYTLKYRGSMWGYKRFFKRTALETSDYLKDDCLSVHCSVGVVRSRTEGPKIYSITMPPSNIGQHFGQILESGKGTDVNFEVDEETFAAHKLVLAARSPVFRAQLFGPMKDQNTQCIKVEDMEAPAFKALLHFIYWDDLPDMEELTGLSSKWASTLMGQHLLAAADRYGLERLRLLCEAKLCEDVAINTVATTLALAEQHHCFRLKAVCLKFVALPENLRAVMQTDGFEYLKESCPSVLTELLEYVAKIGENSIIVCRHGNEAMLDGSDVNGRRVKQRI from the exons ATGGGCATGGGTAAGATTTGCAGAGGAACCTCTaaacctttttcttcttcttcttctccttcgatGACCACATCAACATCTCATACCGAGACTGTTAATGGTTCTCACCAATTCAAGATCACTGGGTACTCTCTATCAAAGGGTCTCGGAATCGGGAAGTACATCGCTTCCGATACTTTCATGGTGGGTGGATACGCCTGGGCGATCTATTTCTATCCGGACGGGAAGAGCATAGAGGACAACGCGGCATATGTTTCTCTGTTCATCGCGCTAGCAAGTGACGGGACGGATGTCAGAGCTCTTTTCGAATTGACGCTTTTAGATCAAAGCGGGAAGGAGAGACATAAGGTTCACAGCCATTTTGGGAGGACGCTGGAGAGCGGGCCATACACACTTAAATACCGCGGAAGCATGTG GGGCTACAAACGGTTTTTTAAAAGAACCGCTTTGGAGACATCGGATTACCTCAAAGACGATTGCTTATCAGTTCACTGCAGTGTTGGCGTGGTTAGATCACGGACAGAAGGACCCAAGATTTACTCCATAACAATGCCACCTTCTAACATTGGTCAACATTTTGGGCAGATCTTGGAAAGTGGGAAGGGAACTGATGTAAATTTTGAAGTTGATGAGGAGACATTTGCAGCCCACAAGTTGGTTCTAGCGGCTCGTTCTCCTGTGTTCAGGGCACAACTTTTTGGTCCAATGAAAGATCAAAACACTCAATGCATCAAGGTTGAAGATATGGAGGCTCCAGCTTTTAAG GCTTTACTCCATTTCATCTACTGGGATGACCTCCCTGACATGGAAGAGCTGACTGGTTTgagctccaagtgggcttccACCCTGATGGGTCAGCATCTGCTCGCAGCTGCAGATCGATATGGACTTGAGAGGCTCAGGTTGCTCTGTGAGGCCAAACTCTGTGAGGATGTTGCCATAAACACTGTGGCAACTACACTAGCCTTGGCGGAGCAGCACCACTGTTTCCGACTGAAAGCTGTATGTCTCAAATTTGTTGCCTTGCCAGAAAATTTGAGAG CCGTGATGCAAACAGATGGTTTTGAATATCTGAAGGAAAGTTGCCCATCTGTCCTGACCGAACTGCTGGAATATGTGGCGAAGATTGGTGAGAACTCCATCATAGTCTGCAGACATGGGAATGAAGCCATGCTTGATGGCAGTGATGTCAATGGAAGACGTGTGAAACAAAGGATATAA
- the LOC122057860 gene encoding BTB/POZ and MATH domain-containing protein 2-like isoform X2 has translation MGMGKICRGTSKPFSSSSSPSMTTSTSHTETVNGSHQFKITGYSLSKGLGIGKYIASDTFMVGGYAWAIYFYPDGKSIEDNAAYVSLFIALASDGTDVRALFELTLLDQSGKERHKVHSHFGRTLESGPYTLKYRGSMWGYKRFFKRTALETSDYLKDDCLSVHCSVGVILESGKGTDVNFEVDEETFAAHKLVLAARSPVFRAQLFGPMKDQNTQCIKVEDMEAPAFKALLHFIYWDDLPDMEELTGLSSKWASTLMGQHLLAAADRYGLERLRLLCEAKLCEDVAINTVATTLALAEQHHCFRLKAVCLKFVALPENLRAVMQTDGFEYLKESCPSVLTELLEYVAKIGENSIIVCRHGNEAMLDGSDVNGRRVKQRI, from the exons ATGGGCATGGGTAAGATTTGCAGAGGAACCTCTaaacctttttcttcttcttcttctccttcgatGACCACATCAACATCTCATACCGAGACTGTTAATGGTTCTCACCAATTCAAGATCACTGGGTACTCTCTATCAAAGGGTCTCGGAATCGGGAAGTACATCGCTTCCGATACTTTCATGGTGGGTGGATACGCCTGGGCGATCTATTTCTATCCGGACGGGAAGAGCATAGAGGACAACGCGGCATATGTTTCTCTGTTCATCGCGCTAGCAAGTGACGGGACGGATGTCAGAGCTCTTTTCGAATTGACGCTTTTAGATCAAAGCGGGAAGGAGAGACATAAGGTTCACAGCCATTTTGGGAGGACGCTGGAGAGCGGGCCATACACACTTAAATACCGCGGAAGCATGTG GGGCTACAAACGGTTTTTTAAAAGAACCGCTTTGGAGACATCGGATTACCTCAAAGACGATTGCTTATCAGTTCACTGCAGTGTTGGCGTG ATCTTGGAAAGTGGGAAGGGAACTGATGTAAATTTTGAAGTTGATGAGGAGACATTTGCAGCCCACAAGTTGGTTCTAGCGGCTCGTTCTCCTGTGTTCAGGGCACAACTTTTTGGTCCAATGAAAGATCAAAACACTCAATGCATCAAGGTTGAAGATATGGAGGCTCCAGCTTTTAAG GCTTTACTCCATTTCATCTACTGGGATGACCTCCCTGACATGGAAGAGCTGACTGGTTTgagctccaagtgggcttccACCCTGATGGGTCAGCATCTGCTCGCAGCTGCAGATCGATATGGACTTGAGAGGCTCAGGTTGCTCTGTGAGGCCAAACTCTGTGAGGATGTTGCCATAAACACTGTGGCAACTACACTAGCCTTGGCGGAGCAGCACCACTGTTTCCGACTGAAAGCTGTATGTCTCAAATTTGTTGCCTTGCCAGAAAATTTGAGAG CCGTGATGCAAACAGATGGTTTTGAATATCTGAAGGAAAGTTGCCCATCTGTCCTGACCGAACTGCTGGAATATGTGGCGAAGATTGGTGAGAACTCCATCATAGTCTGCAGACATGGGAATGAAGCCATGCTTGATGGCAGTGATGTCAATGGAAGACGTGTGAAACAAAGGATATAA
- the LOC122058042 gene encoding mitogen-activated protein kinase 15-like isoform X2, which translates to MQPDQRRKAHGEVDFFTEYGEGNRYRIEEVVGKGSYGVVCSAYDSHTAEKVAIKKINDIFEHVSDATRILREIKLLRLLRHPDIVEIKHILLPPSRREFKDIYVVFELMESDLHQVIKANDDLTLQHYQFFLYQLLRGLKYIHTANVFHRDLKPKNILANADCKLKICDFGLARVALNDTPTTIFWTDYVATRWYRAPELCGSFFSKYTPAIDIWSIGCIFAEILTGKPLFPGKNVVHQLDLMTDLLGTPSPEAIARVRNEKARRYLSSMRKKKPIPFSQKFPNADPLALRLLERMLAFEPKDRPTAEEALMDPYFRGLAKVEREPSAQPVTKMEFEFERRRITKDDVRELVYREILEYHPKMLKEFLEGTDSTGFMYPSAVDQFKKQFAFLEEHYGNGSTAPPPERQHTSLPRASVLYSDSTAHHSAEVTDDLSRCSIKEIEKPQPDRSCGGTMTRVPPQVSQRIQAAKPGKVVGSVLRHDHGMAAEAFEQRRIVRNPPVSTQYVGSGCLYPRRIPGCKNESEEGEGRRPPNEVQPKRQYIARKVAAAQGGPGGQWY; encoded by the exons ATGCAACCTGACCAGCGAAGAAAG GCACATGGGGAAGTAGATTTCTTCACTGAGTATGGGGAAGGTAATAGATACAGAATAGAAGAAGTAGTAGGTAAAGGAAGCTATGGGGTTGTTTGCTCTGCATATGACTCACATACTGCGGAGAAAGTTGCAATTAAGAAGATCAATGATATATTTGAGCATGTCTCTGATGCAACACGCATTCTTCGTGAAATTAAGCTTCTTAGGCTCCTTCGCCATCCTGATATTGTGGAAATCAAGCATATACTGTTGCCTCCATCGAGAAGAGAATTCAAAGACATTTATGTCGTATTTGAACTCATGGAATCTGATCTGCACCAGGTTATCAAAGCAAATGATGATTTGACCCTGCAACACTATCAGTTCTTTCTTTATCAGCTTCTTCGAGGCTTAAAGTATATACACACAG CAAATGTGTTTCATCGTGATCTAAAACCGAAAAACATCTTAGCAAATGCTGATTGCAAGCTCAAGATCTGTGACTTTGGTCTTGCTAGAGTGGCCTTGAATGATACTCCAACAACAATATTTTGGACA GACTATGTTGCAACAAGGTGGTACAGAGCTCCTGAGTTGTGTGGATCCTTCTTCTCAAAG TACACACCAGCAATAGATATATGGAGCATTGGCTGCATCTTTGCTGAAATTCTTACTGGAAAACCTCTCTTTCCTGGTAAAAATGTGGTCCACCAGTTGGATCTGATGACTGATCTGCTAGGAACACCTTCTCCAGAAGCAATTGCCAGG GTACGTAATGAGAAGGCCCGTAGATATTTAAGTAGCATGCGCAAGAAAAAGCCGATCCCGTTCTCTCAAAAATTCCCAAATGCAGATCCCCTTGCTCTTCGTCTGTTGGAGAGGATGCTGGCATTTGAGCCCAAGGATCGACCTACTGCTGAGGAG GCTTTGATGGATCCCTATTTTAGGGGCTTGGCCAAGGTTGAGAGGGAGCCTTCTGCACAACCAGTGACAAAGATGGAGTTTGAATTTGAGAGACGGAGGATTACAAAGGATGATGTCCGAGAACTCGTCTATCGGGAAATTCTTGAATACCATCCAAAGATGTTAAAAGAGTTCCTGGAGGGCACAGATTCAACTGGTTTTATGTACCCTAG TGCTGTTGACCAATTTAAGAAGCAATTTGCTTTTCTTGAGGAGCATTATGGAAATGGTTCGACTGCACCTCCACCTGAGAGGCAACATACATCATTACCCAG AGCATCTGTGCTATATTCAGACAGCACAGCACATCATTCAGCAGAAGTCACTGATGACCTATCTAGATGTTCCATCAAGGAAATTGAGAAGCCACAACCAGACAGGAGTTGTGGGGGCACTATGACAAGAGTTCCTCCCCAAGTTTCTCAGAGAATCCAAG CTGCAAAGCCTGGGAAGGTAGTTGGTTCAGTCTTGCGTCACGACCATGGGATGGCAGCAGAGGCTTTTGAACAACGAAGGATTGTCAGAAATCCCCCAGTGTCAACTCAATATGTCGGTTCTGGCTGTTTATATCCTAGAAGGATCCCCGGCTGTAAAAATGAGAGTGAAGAGGGTGAAGGACGTAGACCACCCAATGAAGTGCAGCCAAAGCGACAATATATTGCGAGGAAAGTGGCTGCTGCACAAGGTGGTCCTGGTGGTCAGTGGTACTGA
- the LOC122058042 gene encoding mitogen-activated protein kinase 15-like isoform X1, with the protein MQPDQRRKAHGEVDFFTEYGEGNRYRIEEVVGKGSYGVVCSAYDSHTAEKVAIKKINDIFEHVSDATRILREIKLLRLLRHPDIVEIKHILLPPSRREFKDIYVVFELMESDLHQVIKANDDLTLQHYQFFLYQLLRGLKYIHTANVFHRDLKPKNILANADCKLKICDFGLARVALNDTPTTIFWTDYVATRWYRAPELCGSFFSKYTPAIDIWSIGCIFAEILTGKPLFPGKNVVHQLDLMTDLLGTPSPEAIARVRNEKARRYLSSMRKKKPIPFSQKFPNADPLALRLLERMLAFEPKDRPTAEEALMDPYFRGLAKVEREPSAQPVTKMEFEFERRRITKDDVRELVYREILEYHPKMLKEFLEGTDSTGFMYPSAVDQFKKQFAFLEEHYGNGSTAPPPERQHTSLPRASVLYSDSTAHHSAEVTDDLSRCSIKEIEKPQPDRSCGGTMTRVPPQVSQRIQGAAAKPGKVVGSVLRHDHGMAAEAFEQRRIVRNPPVSTQYVGSGCLYPRRIPGCKNESEEGEGRRPPNEVQPKRQYIARKVAAAQGGPGGQWY; encoded by the exons ATGCAACCTGACCAGCGAAGAAAG GCACATGGGGAAGTAGATTTCTTCACTGAGTATGGGGAAGGTAATAGATACAGAATAGAAGAAGTAGTAGGTAAAGGAAGCTATGGGGTTGTTTGCTCTGCATATGACTCACATACTGCGGAGAAAGTTGCAATTAAGAAGATCAATGATATATTTGAGCATGTCTCTGATGCAACACGCATTCTTCGTGAAATTAAGCTTCTTAGGCTCCTTCGCCATCCTGATATTGTGGAAATCAAGCATATACTGTTGCCTCCATCGAGAAGAGAATTCAAAGACATTTATGTCGTATTTGAACTCATGGAATCTGATCTGCACCAGGTTATCAAAGCAAATGATGATTTGACCCTGCAACACTATCAGTTCTTTCTTTATCAGCTTCTTCGAGGCTTAAAGTATATACACACAG CAAATGTGTTTCATCGTGATCTAAAACCGAAAAACATCTTAGCAAATGCTGATTGCAAGCTCAAGATCTGTGACTTTGGTCTTGCTAGAGTGGCCTTGAATGATACTCCAACAACAATATTTTGGACA GACTATGTTGCAACAAGGTGGTACAGAGCTCCTGAGTTGTGTGGATCCTTCTTCTCAAAG TACACACCAGCAATAGATATATGGAGCATTGGCTGCATCTTTGCTGAAATTCTTACTGGAAAACCTCTCTTTCCTGGTAAAAATGTGGTCCACCAGTTGGATCTGATGACTGATCTGCTAGGAACACCTTCTCCAGAAGCAATTGCCAGG GTACGTAATGAGAAGGCCCGTAGATATTTAAGTAGCATGCGCAAGAAAAAGCCGATCCCGTTCTCTCAAAAATTCCCAAATGCAGATCCCCTTGCTCTTCGTCTGTTGGAGAGGATGCTGGCATTTGAGCCCAAGGATCGACCTACTGCTGAGGAG GCTTTGATGGATCCCTATTTTAGGGGCTTGGCCAAGGTTGAGAGGGAGCCTTCTGCACAACCAGTGACAAAGATGGAGTTTGAATTTGAGAGACGGAGGATTACAAAGGATGATGTCCGAGAACTCGTCTATCGGGAAATTCTTGAATACCATCCAAAGATGTTAAAAGAGTTCCTGGAGGGCACAGATTCAACTGGTTTTATGTACCCTAG TGCTGTTGACCAATTTAAGAAGCAATTTGCTTTTCTTGAGGAGCATTATGGAAATGGTTCGACTGCACCTCCACCTGAGAGGCAACATACATCATTACCCAG AGCATCTGTGCTATATTCAGACAGCACAGCACATCATTCAGCAGAAGTCACTGATGACCTATCTAGATGTTCCATCAAGGAAATTGAGAAGCCACAACCAGACAGGAGTTGTGGGGGCACTATGACAAGAGTTCCTCCCCAAGTTTCTCAGAGAATCCAAG GTGCAGCTGCAAAGCCTGGGAAGGTAGTTGGTTCAGTCTTGCGTCACGACCATGGGATGGCAGCAGAGGCTTTTGAACAACGAAGGATTGTCAGAAATCCCCCAGTGTCAACTCAATATGTCGGTTCTGGCTGTTTATATCCTAGAAGGATCCCCGGCTGTAAAAATGAGAGTGAAGAGGGTGAAGGACGTAGACCACCCAATGAAGTGCAGCCAAAGCGACAATATATTGCGAGGAAAGTGGCTGCTGCACAAGGTGGTCCTGGTGGTCAGTGGTACTGA